The Columba livia isolate bColLiv1 breed racing homer chromosome 18, bColLiv1.pat.W.v2, whole genome shotgun sequence genome includes a region encoding these proteins:
- the CDR2L gene encoding cerebellar degeneration-related protein 2-like translates to MLNADRMEEFQSEEEEPWYDQQDLEQDLHLAAELGKTLLERNKELEDSLQQMYATNEEQVQEIEYLTKQLEMLRQMNEQHAKVYEQLDLTARDLELANQKLVLESKTSQQKIQCLTETIEGLQNQVEELQKQVEEMRSLEQLRIRREKRERRRTIHTFPCLKELCSSPRYEDAFQVHSSSTEFNQKPLERENERLQAMVNSLRSQVNQEKQRKERVEREYTSVIQEYSDLEQRVCEMENCKLRIKELEAELLELQQMKQVKKYLLSREDNLSEALLEPLNNAPEADYIDLSEEEGGKSNGPSMTPSPNHPVRKSCSDTALNAIVTKDAVSRHEGNYTLHANNVRKRGMSILREVDEQYHALLEKYEELLSKCRQHKDSVRHTGVQTSRPISRDSSFRDFRGEGHELEERKTMEKTISKHVEAVDKRLEQSQPEYKALFKEIFSRIQKTKADINATKVKNKSSK, encoded by the exons ACTTGCACTTGGCCGCAGAGCTGGGGAAGACGCTGCTGGAGCGCAACAAAGAGCTGGAGGACTCCCTGCAGCAGATGTACGCCACCAACGAGGAGCAAGTGCAGGAAATCGAG tacCTGACCAAGCAACTAGAGATGTTGCGGCAGATGAACGAACAGCATGCGAAAGTCTACGAGCAGCTGGACCTAACAGCACGGGACCTGGAGCTCGCGAACCAGAAGCTGGTGCTGGAAAGCAAGACATCccaacagaaaatacagtg CTTGACGGAAACGATCGAAGGGCTGCAGAACCAAGtggaggagctgcagaagcAGGTGGAGGAAATGCGGAGCTTGGAGCAGCTCCGCATCCGGCGGGAGAAGAGGGAGCGACGCCGAACCATCCACACCTTCCCCTGCCTTAAGGAgctgtgctccagccccag gTATGAGGACGCGTTCCAGGTCCACAGCTCTTCCACAGAGTTCAACCAGAAGCCACTGGAGAGGGAGAATGAGCGTCTCCAAGCCATGGTGAACTCCCTGAGGTCCCAAGTCAACCAGGAGAAGCAGCGGAAGGAGCGGGTTGAGCGAGAGTACACCTCCGTCATCCAGGAGTACTCGGACCTCGAGCAGCGGGTGTGCGAGATGGAGAATTGCAAACTGCGCATCAAGGAGCTGGAAGCCGAGCTCCTGGAGCTGCAACAGATGAAGCAAGTCAAGAAGTATTTGCTCAGCAGAGAAGACAACTTGTCCGAGGCCCTCCTTGAGCCGTTGAATAACGCCCCAGAAGCCGACTACATCGACCTCtctgaggaggagggaggaaaaagtaATGGGCCGTCAATGACGCCTTCCCCAAACCACCCTGTCCGTAAGAGCTGCAGTGACACAGCCCTCAACGCCATCGTGACCAAGGATGCCGTGAGCCGGCACGAGGGCAATTACACGCTGCACGCAAACAACGTGCGCAAACGGGGCATGTCCATCCTGAGGGAGGTGGACGAGCAGTATCACGCCTTGCTGGAGAAGTATGAAGAGCTCCTGAGCAAATGCCGGCAGCACAAGGACAGCGTGCGTCACACGGGCGTCCAAACGTCCCGGCCCATCTCCCGCGACAGCTCCTTCAGAGACTTCCGAGGAGAGGGACATGAGCTGGAAGAGCGAAAAACCATGGAGAAGACCATCAGCAAACACGTGGAGGCAGTGGACAAGCGGCTGGAGCAGAGCCAGCCTGAGTACAAGGCTCTTTTTAAGGAGATCTTTTCCCGcatccagaaaacaaaagcgGACATCAATGCCACAAAGGTGAAAAACAAGAGCAGCAAATGA
- the MRPL58 gene encoding large ribosomal subunit protein mL62: protein MAAHTLRGLCRSRPGLLAARFSQRAAAGTEYRSAYSLDKLYPPRQDGAASAPEETQPNTLDIPLARLSVSYSRSSGPGGQHVNKVNTKAEVRFHLASADWIPEATREKMASMHRNKINRAGELIVSSEESRYQMRNLAICLEKIRTMVTEATEKPKVVSKETTQKLIERVEKMNRERLRQKKIHSTIKQSRKADLD, encoded by the exons ATGGCGGCGCACACGCTGCGGGGGCTGTGCCGGTCGCGGCCGGGGCTTCTCGCCGCCCGGTTCTCGCAGCGGGCCGCCGCCGGGACCGAGTACCGGAGCGCCTACAGCCTGGACAAGCTGTACCCGCCGCGGCAGGACGGCGCCGCCAGCGCTCCG GAGGAGACGCAGCCGAACACCCTCGACATCCCCCTGG CTCGTCTGAGCGTGTCCTACAGCCGCAGCAGTGGCCCCGGGGGCCAGCACGTCAATAAAG TGAACACCAAGGCAGAAGTTCGGTTCCACCTGGCGTCAGCAGACTGGATTCCAGAGGCTACAAGAGAAAAAATGGCATCGATG CACAGGAATAAGATAAACCGAGCTGGGGAGCTGATCGTGAGCTCTGAAGAGAGTCGCTACCAGATGAGGAATCTGGCGATTTGTCTCGAAAAAATCCGAACCATGGTCACGGAGGCCACTGAGAAACCCAAGGTGGTGTCTAAGGAGACTACACAGAAACTCATAGAGAG GGTGGAAAAAATGAACCGTGAACGACTACGACAGAAGAAGATACACTCAACTATAAAACAGAGCAGGAAGGCAGACTTGGACTGA
- the LOC102088730 gene encoding 5-hydroxytryptamine receptor 3A, with product MDMYWSPPIFILERVNGQNSHLDYVTIMHNGTFNFSQTFQVTLTCSLMILKFPFDSQMCNVSIASYLHPVTDLVMKARRTAEEIMKYSQSFFLTDGEWKFTNMSILEHTEMLEDGEFSVVTYMISMDRRPILYVLNLILPTCALYLLDMAVLFGPSSLEEKISFQITIILGSSMLAVILNNILPTSSNKPPIIVVFFLGTFLLMIMAVLDTFFLLHEQHKSLRFNKTLGSFQQEVLVTRTINKLPMECPTKEGPQRLNLPKKDKEKGRPGNPQRHPMEQDPFLLVLEKVLLYTHFFLSLVFFAIICIKWSS from the exons ATGGATATGTATTGGTCTCCCCCCATCTTCATTTTAGAGCG AGTGAACGGACAAAACTCCCATTTGGATTATGTGACCATCATGCACAACGGCACATTCAACTTCTCCCAGACCTTCCAAGTCACCTTAACCTGCAGCTTGATGATCCTCAAGTTTCCCTTCGACAGCCAGATGTGCAACGTGAGCATAGCTTCGTATCTCCACCCAG TAACAGACCTTGTCATGAAGGCGAGACGGACAGCAGAGGAAATCATGAAATACAGCCAGAGTTTCTTCCTAACTGATGGAGAATGGAAGTTCACCAACATGAGCATCCTTGAACACACAGAGATGCTGGAGGATGGAGAATTTTCTGTGGTCACCTACATG ATCTCCATGGACAGACGCCCCATTCTGTATGTTTTGAACCTGATCCTCCCGACGTGTGCCCTGTACCTGCTGGACATGGCTGTGCTGTTCGGCCCCAGCTCTCTCGAGGAGAAAATCAGTTTCCAGATTACCATCATCCTTGGCAGCTCCATGTTAGCCGTGATCCTCAACAACATCCTTCCAACCTCCTCCAACAAACCACCCATAATAG TTGTGTTCTTCTTGGGCACCTTCCTGCTCATGATCATGGCTGTGTTGGACACCTTCTTCCTCTTGCACGAGCAGCACAAATCCCTGCGCTTCAACAAGACTCTTGGGAGCTTCCAGCAAG AGGTGCTGGTGACGAGAACCATCAACAAGCTGCCCATGGAATGTCCCACCAAGGAAGGCCCCCAAAGGCTGAACCTTcccaagaaggacaaggaaaaagggcgaCCAGGCAACCCCCAGAGGCACCCGATGGAGCAGGACCCATTCCTGCTGGTTCTGGAGAAGGTGCTTCTCTACACTCACTTCTTCCTGTCCCTGGTGTTTTTTGCTATTATTTGTATAAAATGGAGCAGCTAG
- the LOC102093830 gene encoding uncharacterized protein LOC102093830 isoform X1, whose amino-acid sequence MATRGLLEMLNAAMGTPHLGVVDLVALHKLLEAIIGQLGQQELSVLEPGQSLTPGLAKDQDSKAQPGQEKEEDGALGTGQHLWKPKQPLDEKDTLEGTGSNSEVSSVATEAMPKTTKEEERDVPKKRASLQDLWEEISKFKEAQSSLEQDVREMKEAMQEAHSGLEQDIQEMKEAHVGLAEDMHALQEAHSGLAEDIQEIQETLGLEGGGGQSAPAEPTQVAMDSQARRSSALGPKGRGTQPGMETGKGTAGSGSPGMQAGTQGEPATPVKLSGAPSIHKRSIGAGATTPGMQPGSRGTQASTSGLEPGSLGTQASTHLGTQPGAPDTQASTSGMQAGSPGTHTTAPGVQRGSFSSQATIPGDAQEPGKPWGSSGSTITSSYELEMREVLSQVGQLGQLCTGLNEQVEQLKSTKAERVDLEDVRRLFPKGGRQSITSILADLKCQMSLLQDMARALHGEKEKISKVEDAPRKTRGSGAGRKADGSGQMTQQPRPKGQKVKAERKELGKKQEPTQAELEQFAAKYVNKLVMEAAQQLQAEQVDEPRTTAQSGGQEHAGCHFCSPDTKVLLGKLLQRCEKLEEQVESLVQKAGSKVESHPKWRRQSLQHDEQLKCLQASIMQLQKDYEKLSSALAYLQQDRQQKQNDIKALSQALGRLEKKQADKEEMLVLGIDEKADKAALADKVSRSQLEACEERLTKMVEEVTSQVTGQENGWLQFQKELQRQMDCKLDRRELGAFRQQQEERWKSLSGQLQEKALQAERDDAAGIRKQLLPGFHCLSCDRPLNMLAPGPERTGECRYPTVPRSCGGQHTVTPPRFQPKPPSTPRPSQPSARSPNKKVTMQLSGQDGTDGNRQDEQLSVMGGSELPTTPRATPDTSTSRNRPNTRSSLRSAVLQHLPVSSPRRFTLAPQLLPPIPPPRREPTP is encoded by the exons atggccacacgcggactgctggagatgctgaacgccgccatggggacaccccatttGGGGGTTGTCGACTTGGTGGCACTGCACAAATTGCTGGAGgccatcatcgggcagctgggccagcaggagctgtctgtcctggagccagggcagagcctgacccccggcctggcaaaggaccaggacagcaaggcccagcctggccaggagaaggaggaggacggagccctgggcacagggcagcacctCTGGAAACCAAAGCAGCCGCTGGATGAGAAGGACACgctggaggggaccgggagcaactccGAGGTCTCCTCCGTGGCCACGGAGGCCATGCCAAAAACAAcgaaagaggaggagagagacgtccccaag aaaagggcttcaCTCCAGgacctgtgggaggagatcagcaagtttaaggaggcgcagTCCAGCCTGGAACAGGACGTGCGGGAGATGAAGGAGGCcatgcaggaggcgcattctggCCTGGaacaggacatccaggagatgaaggaggcgcatgtcggcctggcagaggacatgcatgccctgcaggaggcgcattccggcctggcggaggacatccaggagatccaggagacgcttggcctg gagggcggtgggggccagtctgcccccgctgagcccacccaggtagccatggacagccaggccaggaggaGCTCTgcactggggccgaagggacgtgggacacagcctgggatggagaccggcaaggggactgcagggtctggctcccctgggatgcaagcagggacacagggggaaccagcgacccctgtgaagttgtcaggcgctccctccATTCACAAGAGGTCTATTGGTGCcggcgccaccaccccggggatgcagccaggatcacggggcacccaggccagcacctcggggctggAGCCAGGATCACtgggcacccaggccagcacccacctggggacacagccaggggcccctgacacccaggccagcacctcggggatgcaggcaggatcacCCGGGACCCACACCACCGCCCCTGGGGTGCAGCGTGGCTCCTTcagctcccaagccaccatcccaggggatgcccaagagccgggcaagccctggggctcctcAGGCTCCACCATCACCTCCAGCTATGAGCTggagatgcgggaggttctctcccaggttgggcagctcggccagctctgcactggtctgaacgagcaggtggagcagcttaaatcCACAAAAGCAGAACGCGTGGATCTTGAGGACGTGCGCCGGCTCTTCccaaagggag gccggcagagcatcaccagcatcctggctgacCTCAAGTGCCAGATGTCCTTGCTGCAggacatggccagggccctccacggggagaaggagaag atcagcaaggtggaggatgctcccagaaagacgagggggTCTGGAGCCGGTAGGAAAGCAGAcggcagcggccagatgacCCAACAGCCGCG gcccaagggacagaaggtcaaggcagagcgcaaggagctggggaagaagcaggagccgacccaggccgagctggagcagtttgcggccaagtacgtgaataagttggtgatggaggcagcgcagcagctgcaggcagag caggtggacgAGCCGAGGACGACGGCGCAGAGCGGGGGACAGgagcacgcagggtgccacttctgcagcccggacaccaaggtgctgctggggaagctcctccagcgctgcgagaagctcgaggagcaggtggagtccctggtCCAGAAGGCGGGCAGCAAGGTGGAGAGTCATCcgaagtggaggagacag tccctgcagcacgacgagcagctcaagtgcctccaggccagcatcATGCAGCTACAAAAGGACTATGAGAAGTTGAGCTCGGCCCTTGCATACCTCCAGCAGGATCGCCAGCAGAAGCAGAATGACatcaag gctctgtcccaggccctggggaggctggagaagaaacaagcagacaaggaggagatgctggtgctgggaatcgatgag aaagcagacaaagccgccctggctgacaaagtcagtcgcagccagcttgaggcgtgcgaggagcggctgaccaagatggtggaggaggtgacgagccaggtgacgggccaggagaacggctggctccagttccagaaagagctgcagagacagatggactgcaag ctggaccgccgggagctgggggcgttccggcagcagcaggaggagcggtggaagagcctcagcgggcagctccaggagaaggcgctgcaggcagagcgtgacgatgccgctgggattaggaa gcagctgctgcccggtttccattgcctgtcctgcgaccggcccctcaacatgctggcacctggacc ggagcggacgggcgagtgTAGATACCCCACTGTCccgcggagctgcgggggccaacacaccgtcacgcccccgcgcttccagcccaaaccgcccagcaccccacggccatcccaacccagtgcccgcagccccaacaag aaggtcacgatgcagctgtcgggccaggaTGGCACTGATGGGAAccggcaggacgagcagctctcgGTGATGGGGGGCTCTGAGCTGCCCACAACGCCAAGGGCCACCCCAGACACCTCGACCTCCAGGAACCGGCcaa aCACCCGCTCCTCGCTGAGATCAGCCGTGCTGCAGCACCTACCAGTCTCGTCTCCCAGACGCTTCACCCTGGCAccgcagctgctgccgcccatccCGCCCCCCCGCCGTGAACCaaccccctga
- the LOC102093830 gene encoding uncharacterized protein LOC102093830 isoform X2 has protein sequence MATRGLLEMLNAAMGTPHLGVVDLVALHKLLEAIIGQLGQQELSVLEPGQSLTPGLAKDQDSKAQPGQEKEEDGALGTGQHLWKPKQPLDEKDTLEGTGSNSEVSSVATEAMPKTTKEEERDVPKKRASLQDLWEEISKFKEAQSSLEQDVREMKEAMQEAHSGLEQDIQEMKEAHVGLAEDMHALQEAHSGLAEDIQEIQETLGLEGGGGQSAPAEPTQVAMDSQARRSSALGPKGRGTQPGMETGKGTAGSGSPGMQAGTQGEPATPVKLSGAPSIHKRSIGAGATTPGMQPGSRGTQASTSGLEPGSLGTQASTHLGTQPGAPDTQASTSGMQAGSPGTHTTAPGVQRGSFSSQATIPGDAQEPGKPWGSSGSTITSSYELEMREVLSQVGQLGQLCTGLNEQVEQLKSTKAERVDLEDVRRLFPKGGRQSITSILADLKCQMSLLQDMARALHGEKEKISKVEDAPRKTRGSGAGRKADGSGQMTQQPRPKGQKVKAERKELGKKQEPTQAELEQFAAKYVNKLVMEAAQQLQAEVDEPRTTAQSGGQEHAGCHFCSPDTKVLLGKLLQRCEKLEEQVESLVQKAGSKVESHPKWRRQSLQHDEQLKCLQASIMQLQKDYEKLSSALAYLQQDRQQKQNDIKALSQALGRLEKKQADKEEMLVLGIDEKADKAALADKVSRSQLEACEERLTKMVEEVTSQVTGQENGWLQFQKELQRQMDCKLDRRELGAFRQQQEERWKSLSGQLQEKALQAERDDAAGIRKQLLPGFHCLSCDRPLNMLAPGPERTGECRYPTVPRSCGGQHTVTPPRFQPKPPSTPRPSQPSARSPNKKVTMQLSGQDGTDGNRQDEQLSVMGGSELPTTPRATPDTSTSRNRPNTRSSLRSAVLQHLPVSSPRRFTLAPQLLPPIPPPRREPTP, from the exons atggccacacgcggactgctggagatgctgaacgccgccatggggacaccccatttGGGGGTTGTCGACTTGGTGGCACTGCACAAATTGCTGGAGgccatcatcgggcagctgggccagcaggagctgtctgtcctggagccagggcagagcctgacccccggcctggcaaaggaccaggacagcaaggcccagcctggccaggagaaggaggaggacggagccctgggcacagggcagcacctCTGGAAACCAAAGCAGCCGCTGGATGAGAAGGACACgctggaggggaccgggagcaactccGAGGTCTCCTCCGTGGCCACGGAGGCCATGCCAAAAACAAcgaaagaggaggagagagacgtccccaag aaaagggcttcaCTCCAGgacctgtgggaggagatcagcaagtttaaggaggcgcagTCCAGCCTGGAACAGGACGTGCGGGAGATGAAGGAGGCcatgcaggaggcgcattctggCCTGGaacaggacatccaggagatgaaggaggcgcatgtcggcctggcagaggacatgcatgccctgcaggaggcgcattccggcctggcggaggacatccaggagatccaggagacgcttggcctg gagggcggtgggggccagtctgcccccgctgagcccacccaggtagccatggacagccaggccaggaggaGCTCTgcactggggccgaagggacgtgggacacagcctgggatggagaccggcaaggggactgcagggtctggctcccctgggatgcaagcagggacacagggggaaccagcgacccctgtgaagttgtcaggcgctccctccATTCACAAGAGGTCTATTGGTGCcggcgccaccaccccggggatgcagccaggatcacggggcacccaggccagcacctcggggctggAGCCAGGATCACtgggcacccaggccagcacccacctggggacacagccaggggcccctgacacccaggccagcacctcggggatgcaggcaggatcacCCGGGACCCACACCACCGCCCCTGGGGTGCAGCGTGGCTCCTTcagctcccaagccaccatcccaggggatgcccaagagccgggcaagccctggggctcctcAGGCTCCACCATCACCTCCAGCTATGAGCTggagatgcgggaggttctctcccaggttgggcagctcggccagctctgcactggtctgaacgagcaggtggagcagcttaaatcCACAAAAGCAGAACGCGTGGATCTTGAGGACGTGCGCCGGCTCTTCccaaagggag gccggcagagcatcaccagcatcctggctgacCTCAAGTGCCAGATGTCCTTGCTGCAggacatggccagggccctccacggggagaaggagaag atcagcaaggtggaggatgctcccagaaagacgagggggTCTGGAGCCGGTAGGAAAGCAGAcggcagcggccagatgacCCAACAGCCGCG gcccaagggacagaaggtcaaggcagagcgcaaggagctggggaagaagcaggagccgacccaggccgagctggagcagtttgcggccaagtacgtgaataagttggtgatggaggcagcgcagcagctgcaggcagag gtggacgAGCCGAGGACGACGGCGCAGAGCGGGGGACAGgagcacgcagggtgccacttctgcagcccggacaccaaggtgctgctggggaagctcctccagcgctgcgagaagctcgaggagcaggtggagtccctggtCCAGAAGGCGGGCAGCAAGGTGGAGAGTCATCcgaagtggaggagacag tccctgcagcacgacgagcagctcaagtgcctccaggccagcatcATGCAGCTACAAAAGGACTATGAGAAGTTGAGCTCGGCCCTTGCATACCTCCAGCAGGATCGCCAGCAGAAGCAGAATGACatcaag gctctgtcccaggccctggggaggctggagaagaaacaagcagacaaggaggagatgctggtgctgggaatcgatgag aaagcagacaaagccgccctggctgacaaagtcagtcgcagccagcttgaggcgtgcgaggagcggctgaccaagatggtggaggaggtgacgagccaggtgacgggccaggagaacggctggctccagttccagaaagagctgcagagacagatggactgcaag ctggaccgccgggagctgggggcgttccggcagcagcaggaggagcggtggaagagcctcagcgggcagctccaggagaaggcgctgcaggcagagcgtgacgatgccgctgggattaggaa gcagctgctgcccggtttccattgcctgtcctgcgaccggcccctcaacatgctggcacctggacc ggagcggacgggcgagtgTAGATACCCCACTGTCccgcggagctgcgggggccaacacaccgtcacgcccccgcgcttccagcccaaaccgcccagcaccccacggccatcccaacccagtgcccgcagccccaacaag aaggtcacgatgcagctgtcgggccaggaTGGCACTGATGGGAAccggcaggacgagcagctctcgGTGATGGGGGGCTCTGAGCTGCCCACAACGCCAAGGGCCACCCCAGACACCTCGACCTCCAGGAACCGGCcaa aCACCCGCTCCTCGCTGAGATCAGCCGTGCTGCAGCACCTACCAGTCTCGTCTCCCAGACGCTTCACCCTGGCAccgcagctgctgccgcccatccCGCCCCCCCGCCGTGAACCaaccccctga